ATTGCAGAAATTCTTTCCAAACATCCAAAGGACTCTTTGTACTTATGTTATGTACTTTTGTTGTACTAGGTACAAAAGGAACCGCTGAAACTTCCGAATCTGCCTTGGATTTTTGAATGGGAGCACTCGGTTTCTCTTCCACTACCGCTTGGGAAATAATTCCTAGGCTGTAAGATAATTCTCGCCTCCTTCCGTCGAAGGAAAGTTGCGAAATATAATTTCTCTTTTTTAGTTTGGAAATCATTCGAGAAATGGTGTCTGGTTGTTTCCCAAGCAGTTTGGCAAAATATGCATTGGAAGCAAAACACCCTTTCGCCAATGTTAACGATCGA
The DNA window shown above is from Leptospira paudalimensis and carries:
- a CDS encoding helix-turn-helix domain-containing protein, yielding MKTNRTGIWIPREIECLEDLSVSEKYLLSEIRSLTLAKGCFASNAYFAKLLGKQPDTISRMISKLKKRNYISQLSFDGRRRELSYSLGIISQAVVEEKPSAPIQKSKADSEVSAVPFVPSTTKVHNISTKSPLDVWKEFLQWTNQLAPTTRIRIQSASGPESLAKQDRIFWENYTVRLRPMFGS